One Mugil cephalus isolate CIBA_MC_2020 chromosome 8, CIBA_Mcephalus_1.1, whole genome shotgun sequence genomic window carries:
- the LOC125012805 gene encoding PR domain zinc finger protein 12-like, whose translation MGSVLPGSSLGLKPSFKPLSLADIITSDILHSFLYGRWRHVLGEHQHHLQHEDRTGPSASPKTAFTAEVLAQSFSGEVQKLSSLVLPSEVIIAQSSVPGEGLGIFSKTWIKAGTEMGPFTGRLISPEHIDLYKNNNLMWEVFNEDGTVRYFIDASQEDQRSWMTYIKCARNEQEQNLEVVQIGSSIFYKAVETIPPDQELLVWYGNSHNTFLGIPGIPGGDEEQSKKTKTDDFHTCEGSSSSSSSSSSSSSSSSSSSSSSSSSLGRMRCVICHRGFNSRSNLRSHMRIHTLDKPFVCRFCNRRFSQSSTLRNHVRLHTGERPYKCHVCQSAYSQLAGLRAHQKSARHRPSGDAGAPGGGVVVVGGAGGGVGVGGGVHSPPPSHPPPQLTTVPHPASLVHHIPTMVL comes from the exons ATGGGCTCCGTGCTGCCCGGCTCGTCTCTGGGCCTGAAGCCGTCCTTCAAGCCTCTGTCCCTGGCGGACATCATCACCTCCGACATCCTGCACAGCTTCCTGTACGGCCGCTGGAGGCACGTGCTGGGCGAGCACCAGCATCACCTGCAGCACGAGGACCGCACCGGCCCGAGCGCGAGCCCCAAGACCGCGTTCACCGCCGAGGTGCTCGCGCAGTCCTTCTCCGGAG aGGTGCAGAAGTTGTCAAGTCTGGTTCTTCCCAGTGAAGTGATCATCGCTCAAAGCTCCGTCCCCG GTGAGGGTCTCGGGATCTTCTCCAAGACCTGGATCAAGGCCGGAACAGAGATGGGTCCGTTCACCGGCCGCCTCATCTCCCCCGAACACATCGACCTGTACAAGAACAACAACCTCATGTGGGAG GTGTTTAACGAGGACGGGACGGTCCGGTACTTCATCGACGCCAGCCAGGAGGACCAGAGGAGCTGGATGACCTACATCAAGTGCGCCAGGAACGAGCAGGAGCAGAACCTGGAGGTGGTCCAGATCGGCAGCAGCATCTTCTACAAGGCCGTGGAG accaTCCCTCCTGACCAGGAACTCCTCGTCTGGTACGGAAACTCCCACAACACGTTCCTGGGAATCCCTGGGATTCCTGGAGGAGACGAGGAGCAGAGCAAGAAAACCAAGACGG ATGACTTCCACACCTGTgaaggctcctcctcctcctcctcctcctcctcttcctcctcctcctcctcttcctcctcctcctcctcctcctcctccagtctggGTCGCATGCGTTGCGTCATCTGCCACCGCGGCTTCAACTCGCGCAGCAACCTGCGCTCGCACATGCGGATCCACACGCTGGACAAGCCGTTCGTGTGTCGGTTCTGTAACCGGCGCTTCAGCCAGTCGTCCACGCTGAGGAACCACGTCCGGCTGCACACGGGCGAGCGTCCCTACAAATGCCACGTGTGCCAGTCCGCCTACTCCCAGCTGGCCGGGCTCCGGGCGCACCAGAAGAGCGCCCGGCACCGGCCCAGCGGGGACGCCGGCGCCCCGGGGGGgggcgtggtggtggtgggcggagcaggaggaggagtcggGGTCGGGGGAGGCGTGCACTCGCCTCCTCCGTCTCACCCCCCGCCACAGCTGACCACCGTACCCCACCCAGCGTCCCTGGTCCACCACATCCCCACCATGGTGCTGTGA